A window of Pomacea canaliculata isolate SZHN2017 linkage group LG3, ASM307304v1, whole genome shotgun sequence contains these coding sequences:
- the LOC112559062 gene encoding serine/threonine-protein phosphatase 6 regulatory ankyrin repeat subunit A-like, which produces MEVDQKQETSVMAMDIDPEPWESTDHVLSPQRLHFKETSPLSAKATELKAAAACGNWSLVHNLLSSSSITRCDIERSSLFHTLAAAPEVSLPFAQDILTKILIHKIDINLVDKNKNTAIMLAARCDNTKMVIELLSRQAALPQDETHVCSFLQTLTKTWKQEEARYMHVVVVKLLWDRLKDRVLYSCQKLLHGTLVQLAVTFHVSLVREMFLTKLQLNTLDSEGMAVLHRLAMFDSDNHVHLLHFLINKGANIHLQNTTGDTALHVAAKQKNWMMMGALLRRQATTDVADCDQRSVLHILASHTDPECFSEIDQILTLLICNNNDLNKKDGHGNTALHLAALAGNITFMKKLLDGGACADCVNDEQKTVLHMIAMTKSKIFSTFDSCMCILMWILKRGADVDKVDSEGNSVVHIAAKHENWVLVEFLLKYVDNTTQPDSEGFNILHRFAMKKPFARMNVLFYKLSQKVADINARSWTGDTAIDLAVKGQNWGLVKLLVEEGATCYEIDDEGYDVLEQFAMAENTQDFFFPFFLEKSINYNTQSLVGDTALHLTARYGKHSEVERIVKHVENIDEVDSEGLTVIQRLVMKATDMYSTHHFLIHHLLERGADYTRCDPNGDTVLHLATRNGHWEVVKCLVELGVRTDTLDSEGFSILHRAALAGKDSYSRNIINIKKLLQCGACMKQKDLQGNTPLHLAVQHQNWAVARELVQCGAEVNDLDLEGYTILQRLAQMKDACLSLAQLLLEKGARCDIVSYQGDTICDIIADSENWNMMKCLLKHSTPAFKEYEYKYLLHCLASSSHGDMHTDVCDLLIEKGLSVDAEDHDGNTPLHLTAKAGNWKLMEHLMQKGASGRTLDSSGISILHRFVTDVTRDVLGHEEYQHTLYLILSSGVNVNANRSSG; this is translated from the coding sequence ATGGAAGTGGACCAAAAGCAAGAAACGTCAGTAATGGCCATGGATATCGATCCAGAACCTTGGGAGTCTACTGACCATGTTTTAAGCCCGCAGAGACTTCACTTTAAAGAGACCTCACCGCTGAGTGCAAAGGCAACAGAACTTAAGGCAGCTGCTGCATGTGGCAACTGGAGTCTTGTCCACAACTTGCTGAGTTCCAGCAGCATCACCAGATGTGACATAGAGCGGAGCTCTCTGTTCCATACCCTGGCAGCAGCACCAGAAGTCAGTCTGCCATTTGCACAAGATATACTGACGAAAATATTGATACACAAAATCGACATCAATCTggtggacaaaaacaaaaacacagctaTCATGCTTGCTGCTAGATGTGACAACACAAAGATGGTGATAGAACTTTTATCCAGACAGGCAGCTTTACCACAGGATGAAACACATGTGTGTTCTTTCTTGCAGACTCTGACAAAAACTTGGAAACAAGAAGAGGCACGCTATATGCATGTGGTTGTTGTAAAACTGTTATGGGACAGACTAAAAGACAGAGTTCTATATAGTTGTCAGAAACTACTTCATGGGACACTGGTCCAGCTGGCAGTGACATTTCATGTGTCTCTTGTTCGTGAgatgtttttaacaaaactaCAACTGAACACTCTGGACAGTGAGGGAATGGCTGTATTACACAGATTGGCCATGTTTGATAGCGATAACCATGTTCATCTTCTTCACTTTCTAATCAACAAAGGAGCAAACATCCACCTACAGAACACTACAGGGGACACAGCTTTGCATGTtgcagcaaaacagaaaaactggatGATGATGGGAGCTTTGTTAAGAAGACAGGCTACCACTGATGTGGCTGATTGCGATCAGCGCTCTGTGTTACACATTCTTGCTTCTCACACTGATCCTGAATGCTTTTCTGAAATTGACCAAATACTTACATTGTTGATTTGTAACAATAATGACCTCAACAAAAAAGACGGTCATGGTAATACAGCCTTACATCTGGCAGCACTTGCCGGTAACATAACATTTATGAAGAAATTATTAGATGGTGGTGCTTGTGCTGATTGTGTTAATGACGAACAAAAGACAGTGTTGCACATGATAGCTATGACCAAAAGCAAAATCTTTTCAACGTTTGATTCGTGCATGTGCATTCTCATGTGGATTTTAAAAAGAGGGGCAGATGTTGACAAAGTAGATAGTGAGGGTAACTCAGTTGTGCACATTGCTGCCAAACATGAAAACTGGGTTCTGGTggaatttttgttgaaatatgtaGACAATACTACTCAGCCTGACAGCGAAGGCTTCAACATTTTGCACAGATTTGCAATGAAGAAGCCATTTGCCAGGATGAATGTATTGTTTTACAAGCTGTCTCAGAAGGTCGCTGATATAAATGCAAGAAGTTGGACTGGTGATACAGCAATAGACCTAGCTGTTAAGGGTCAAAACTGGGGGCTTGTGAAGCTGTTAGTAGAAGAAGGTGCTACTTGCTATGAGATAGATGATGAAGGATATGATGTTCTTGAACAATTTGCAATGGCAGAAAATAcacaagattttttctttcccttttttctaGAAAAGAGCATTAACTATAACACCCAGTCTTTGGTTGGAGACACAGCATTGCATCTGACAGCGAGATATGGTAAGCACTCTGAAGTTGAGCGCATTGTAAAACATGTAGAAAACATTGATGAGGTAGATTCTGAGGGTTTGACAGTTATTCAGAGATTAGTTATGAAAGCCACTGACATGTATTCTACGCATCATTTTTTGATCCATCATCTTCTTGAACGTGGTGCTGATTATACCCGTTGCGATCCAAATGGTGACACTGTGCTGCACCTGGCTACCAGGAATGGCCACTGGGAGGTTGTCAAATGCCTGGTGGAGCTTGGAGTAAGAACAGACACGCTTGACAGTGAGGGATTTTCAATTCTTCACAGAGCAGCATTGGCAGGCAAGGATTCTTACTCACggaatattattaatattaaaaagcTTTTGCAATGTGGTGCATGCATGAAACAAAAGGATCTTCAGGGGAACACACCCCTCCATCTTGCTGTCCAACATCAGAACTGGGCTGTGGCTAGAGAGCTCGTTCAGTGTGGGGCAGAAGTCAATGACCTTGATCTTGAAGGGTACACCATCCTTCAGAGACTGGCACAGATGAAAGATGCTTGCTTGTCGCTGGCTCAGCTTCTGCTCGAAAAAGGAGCTAGATGTGATATAGTATCATACCAGGGTGACACCATTTGTGATATTATTGCTGACAGTGAAAACTGGAACATGATGAAGTGTTTACTTAAGCACAGTACACCTGCATTTAAAGAATATGAATACAAATATCTTTTGCACTGTTTGGCTTCTAGCTCCCATGGAGATATGCACACTGATGTCTGTGACCTCCTGATTGAGAAAGGATTGTCTGTTGATGCTGAAGATCATGATGGTAACACGCCACTTCACCTCACAGCCAAGGCAGGCAACTGGAAATTGATGGAACACTTAATGCAAAAAGGTGCAAGTGGCAGAACGTTAGACAGTTCAGGAATTTCTATATTGCACAGATTTGTTACTGATGTGACTAGGGATGTGTTGGGTCATGAAGAATACCAACATACTCTATATCTGATCCTCTCATCTGGTGTCAACGTAAATGCCAACAGATCCTCAGGGTAA
- the LOC112559066 gene encoding uncharacterized protein LOC112559066 produces YPVHVALNEDNWDVVKAFVEHGADPNILDRKGQCLLHKFVRNLNQKNSVPLVKALVKHGAEINWRGPNGKTALQLAASNSEWEMVVALVELGADCILTPKEKLSVFENLHCLTWRDEKKLKVFINYITKNVSESDENNRFKKIYRRYQNPLLKKSVKKCNWMMAKALVECGAKVSLILENKALLQLIMSKSSISKHTPWTQFFDLLISKGLDINTRLENQSPVLFSDEVIVSLIHEEDVSRCLFCAWVKRGANPLIPNCDGFTPLNIVMNLYRHGARNALIKLLPMGVTTHQPKFTEAILQSKRFTSNYVASPTESAIHDYNICALKMLIGSGASSNAELFRLNTKYQVKLAEQADENEDVRELLEVLDQAASQPPSLTSLCRLTVSHLLGCGPCRPDKIKHLKIPSSLKSLISFSDLLLPEFLSQKHEDVHSGLSEDSNDFSSNSDY; encoded by the coding sequence TACCCTGTCCATGTGGCTCTCAATGAAGACAACTGGGACGTTGTAAAAGCCTTTGTGGAACATGGGGCTGACCCAAACATACTTGACAGGAAAGGACAGTGTCTCCTTCACAAATTTGTTAGAAATCTTAATCAGAAAAATAGTGTTCCCCTTGTAAAGGCTCTAGTGAAGCATGGTGCAGAGATAAATTGGAGAGGACCCAATGGTAAGACCGCTTTGCAATTAGCAGCTAGTAACAGTGAGTGGGAAATGGTTGTAGCCCTCGTTGAATTAGGTGCTGACTGCATACTCACTCCTAAGGAAAAGCTGTCTGTTTTTGAAAATCTTCATTGCCTAACATGGAGAGATGAGAAAAAGTTGAAAGTTTTCATAAATTACATCACAAAAAATGTATCAGAATCTGACGAAAataatagatttaaaaaaatatatagacgTTACCAAAACCCTTTGctgaaaaaaagtgtaaagaAGTGCAACTGGATGATGGCAAAGGCCTTGGTGGAATGTGGAGCAAAAGTGAGTCTGATTCTTGAAAATAAAGCACTCTTACAGCTAATCATGTCCAAATCTTCGATTAGTAAGCACACACCCTGGACACAGttttttgatttgttgatttctaAAGGGCTTGACATCAACACCAGACTTGAGAATCAATCCCCAGTTCTTTTCAGTGATGAAGTCATCGTAAGTTTAATTCATGAAGAAGACGtctccagatgtttgttttgtgcatgGGTCAAGAGGGGAGCTAACCCTTTAATTCCGAACTGTGATGGATTTACACCGCTCAATATAGTTATGAACTTATATAGGCACGGTGCACGGAATGCTCTCATAAAACTCCTCCCAATGGGGGTGACAACTCATCAACCGAAGTTTACAGAAGCCATTTTGCAATCTAAAAGATTCACTTCTAACTATGTTGCCTCACCAACAGAAAGTGCAATACATGACTATAATATTTGTGCCCTCAAAATGTTGATTGGATCTGGTGCAAGTTCAAATGCAGAGTTATTTCGCCTGAACACAAAATATCAAGTGAAGCTGGCTGAACAGGCAGATGAAAATGAGGATGTTAGAGAGCTTCTGGAAGTCTTAGACCAGGCTGCCAGTCAACCTCCTTCACTCACCTCACTGTGTCGTTTGACTGTCTCTCATTTGCTTGGTTGTGGGCCTTGCAGGCCAGACAAAATCAAGCACTTGAAAATTCCTTCTTCATTGAAAAGTCTTATCTCTTTTTCTGATTTACTGTTACCAGAGTTTCTGTCACAAAAACATGAAGATGTTCATTCTGGTTTATCAGAAGACAGTAATGACTTCAGTAGCAATAGTGATTATTAA